The Miscanthus floridulus cultivar M001 chromosome 17, ASM1932011v1, whole genome shotgun sequence genome has a window encoding:
- the LOC136518542 gene encoding factor of DNA methylation 1-like isoform X3: protein MLTDVQDSEHTQDEQFVWPWMAILVNMPNEFFGKSANRLKEHYSSFHPVKVHPVYSKGRPTRDAVIEFGNDWSGFRNARAFDAHFAKKGYSKDCWKEMKCEGTEPVGWMARADDYNSLGAIGELLRKNSDLKTLKDIGSEGANKTEKLLSNLASEVKEKEIYLEQLESEYNKRSASLNIMMQKREQRLQSYNQEILKMRQLGQQNTQRVLEENRKLRSDIQDMVDALDARNKQIKESEHDKKNLEQEKLKNAMRTSHLRLAALEQEKADENVQKLVDKQTRETKTILDDFLRLNTQLEMKQKLELEIKHLSGKLQVMELKPGDEDPESRVKIDKLKEELNQKIEELKDAESWNQVLISRESKISDELREAREALINSLQSLPGTTSCRTHIGIKKVGELDPSVFLSLCKRKFPAADAEAESASLCSKWQNEIENPEWQPFKVIIVDGKASEVLKEDDRKLRELKELGKEPYAAVTKALLELKDGNGSRKDPFPELWNYDEGRKANMVEGVRFALKLCNVSKTKGKRSR from the exons ATGCTTACCGATGTGCAGGATTCTGAGCATACCCAAGATGAGCAATTTGTCTGGCCGTGGATGGCTATCCTAGTCAATATGCCAAATGAATTCTTTGGTAAAAGTGCGAATCGGCTGAAGGAGCATTACTCATCTTTCCATCCAGTGAAGGTGCATCCTGTATATAGCAAAGGTCGTCCCACTCGTGATGCTGTTATTGAGTTCGGGAATGACTGGAGTGGTTTTAGGAATGCACGGGCCTTTGATGCTCACTTTGCGAAGAAAGGGTACAGCAAAGATTGCTGGAAGGAGATGAAGTGTGAAGGTACAGAGCCTGTTGGGTGGATGGCAAGGGCTGATGATTACAATTCTCTAGGGGCAATAGGTGAACTACTGAGAAAAAATAGTGACCTGAAGACATTAAAAGATATTGGGAGTGAAGGGGCAAACAAAACTGAAAAACTTCTGTCCAATTTGGCCAGTGAAGTTAAAGAAAAGGAAATTTATTTAGAGCAACTTGAGTCTGAGTACAACAAGCGATCTGCTTCACTTAACATAATGATGCAGAAGAGGGAGCAACGACTCCAGTCATACAATCAAG AAATCCTGAAGATGAGACAGCTTGGTCAACAAAACACACAAAGAGTTCTTGAGGAGAACCGGAAGCTACGGTCCGATATCCAGGACATGGTGGATGCACTTGATGCAAGAAACAAACAAATCAAGGAGTCGGAACATGACAAAAAGAATCTTGAGCAGGAGAAGCTAAAG AATGCAATGAGGACCAGTCATCTTAGGTTGGCTGCATTGGAGCAGGAGAAAGCTGATGAAAATGTCCAAAAGCTTGTGGATAAACAAACG AGAGAAACAAAAACTATTCTAGACGACTTTTTGAGGTTGAACACACAGTTGGAGATGAAGCAGAAACTTGAATTGGAAATAAAGCACCTGAGTGGGAAACTGCAAGTGATGGAGCTCAAGCCAGGTGATGAAGATCCAGAATCCAGAGTGAAAATAGATAAACTAAAGGAGGAGCTCAATCAGAAGATCGAAGAACTGAAAGATGCGGAAAGCTGGAACCAAGTTTTAATCAGTAGGGAAAGCAAGATCAGTGATGAGTTGCGAGAAGCTCGAGAAGCGTTGATAAAT TCTCTGCAGAGTTTGCCTGGAACCACAAGCTGCCGGACACACATAGGCAtcaagaaagttggtgagcttgACCCCAGTGTGTTTCTAAGCCTGTGCAAGCGGAAATTTCCAGCAGCAGACGCGGAAGCTGAAAGTGCTAGTCTTTGTTCGAAGTGGCAGAATGAAATTGAAAATCCAGAATGGCAGCCTTTCAAGGTTATTATTGTTGATGGAAAAGCATCG GAAGTACTCAAGGAGGATGACAGGAAGCTCCGAGAACTAAAGGAGCTGGGTAAAGAACCCTATGCTGCCGTAACAAAGGCGCTGCTGGAGCTGAAGGACGGCAATGGCAGCAGGAAGGATCCATTCCCTGAGCTGTGGAACTATGACGAGGGTCGGAAAGCAAATATGGTGGAAGGAGTTCGGTTTGCTTTGAAGCTTTGTAACGTGAGCAAGACGAAGGGCAAGAGAAGCCGCTGA
- the LOC136518542 gene encoding factor of DNA methylation 1-like isoform X1 yields MVTSFFILCLPFPLPSAMDYTSDGDSEVEAYGSGTFELLESGYLKVMTDEGLYRCPFCSDDEKDHSLNDLLQHASGVGAAHDREAKEKVDHRAIARHLKGKPLESSGALLQPMLTDVQDSEHTQDEQFVWPWMAILVNMPNEFFGKSANRLKEHYSSFHPVKVHPVYSKGRPTRDAVIEFGNDWSGFRNARAFDAHFAKKGYSKDCWKEMKCEGTEPVGWMARADDYNSLGAIGELLRKNSDLKTLKDIGSEGANKTEKLLSNLASEVKEKEIYLEQLESEYNKRSASLNIMMQKREQRLQSYNQEILKMRQLGQQNTQRVLEENRKLRSDIQDMVDALDARNKQIKESEHDKKNLEQEKLKNAMRTSHLRLAALEQEKADENVQKLVDKQTRETKTILDDFLRLNTQLEMKQKLELEIKHLSGKLQVMELKPGDEDPESRVKIDKLKEELNQKIEELKDAESWNQVLISRESKISDELREAREALINSLQSLPGTTSCRTHIGIKKVGELDPSVFLSLCKRKFPAADAEAESASLCSKWQNEIENPEWQPFKVIIVDGKASEVLKEDDRKLRELKELGKEPYAAVTKALLELKDGNGSRKDPFPELWNYDEGRKANMVEGVRFALKLCNVSKTKGKRSR; encoded by the exons ATGGTAACATCATTTTTCATACTTTGTTTGCCATTTCCCTTACCTTCAGCAATGGACTACACATCGGATGGAGATTCTGAGGTTGAAGCTTATGGATCCGGCACTTTTGAGCTTCTGGAATCAGGATATTTAAAAGTGATGACTGATGAAGGCTTGTACCGATGCCCCTTTTGTTCAGATGATGAGAAGGACCACAGTCTAAATGATCTGCTGCAGCATGCCTCTGGTGTAGGGGCTGCACATGATCGGGAAGCCAAAGAGAAGGTGGACCACCGTGCTATTGCAAGGCATTTGAAGGGTAAGCCTCTTGAATCATCTGGCGCACTTTTGCAGCCAATGCTTACCGATGTGCAGGATTCTGAGCATACCCAAGATGAGCAATTTGTCTGGCCGTGGATGGCTATCCTAGTCAATATGCCAAATGAATTCTTTGGTAAAAGTGCGAATCGGCTGAAGGAGCATTACTCATCTTTCCATCCAGTGAAGGTGCATCCTGTATATAGCAAAGGTCGTCCCACTCGTGATGCTGTTATTGAGTTCGGGAATGACTGGAGTGGTTTTAGGAATGCACGGGCCTTTGATGCTCACTTTGCGAAGAAAGGGTACAGCAAAGATTGCTGGAAGGAGATGAAGTGTGAAGGTACAGAGCCTGTTGGGTGGATGGCAAGGGCTGATGATTACAATTCTCTAGGGGCAATAGGTGAACTACTGAGAAAAAATAGTGACCTGAAGACATTAAAAGATATTGGGAGTGAAGGGGCAAACAAAACTGAAAAACTTCTGTCCAATTTGGCCAGTGAAGTTAAAGAAAAGGAAATTTATTTAGAGCAACTTGAGTCTGAGTACAACAAGCGATCTGCTTCACTTAACATAATGATGCAGAAGAGGGAGCAACGACTCCAGTCATACAATCAAG AAATCCTGAAGATGAGACAGCTTGGTCAACAAAACACACAAAGAGTTCTTGAGGAGAACCGGAAGCTACGGTCCGATATCCAGGACATGGTGGATGCACTTGATGCAAGAAACAAACAAATCAAGGAGTCGGAACATGACAAAAAGAATCTTGAGCAGGAGAAGCTAAAG AATGCAATGAGGACCAGTCATCTTAGGTTGGCTGCATTGGAGCAGGAGAAAGCTGATGAAAATGTCCAAAAGCTTGTGGATAAACAAACG AGAGAAACAAAAACTATTCTAGACGACTTTTTGAGGTTGAACACACAGTTGGAGATGAAGCAGAAACTTGAATTGGAAATAAAGCACCTGAGTGGGAAACTGCAAGTGATGGAGCTCAAGCCAGGTGATGAAGATCCAGAATCCAGAGTGAAAATAGATAAACTAAAGGAGGAGCTCAATCAGAAGATCGAAGAACTGAAAGATGCGGAAAGCTGGAACCAAGTTTTAATCAGTAGGGAAAGCAAGATCAGTGATGAGTTGCGAGAAGCTCGAGAAGCGTTGATAAAT TCTCTGCAGAGTTTGCCTGGAACCACAAGCTGCCGGACACACATAGGCAtcaagaaagttggtgagcttgACCCCAGTGTGTTTCTAAGCCTGTGCAAGCGGAAATTTCCAGCAGCAGACGCGGAAGCTGAAAGTGCTAGTCTTTGTTCGAAGTGGCAGAATGAAATTGAAAATCCAGAATGGCAGCCTTTCAAGGTTATTATTGTTGATGGAAAAGCATCG GAAGTACTCAAGGAGGATGACAGGAAGCTCCGAGAACTAAAGGAGCTGGGTAAAGAACCCTATGCTGCCGTAACAAAGGCGCTGCTGGAGCTGAAGGACGGCAATGGCAGCAGGAAGGATCCATTCCCTGAGCTGTGGAACTATGACGAGGGTCGGAAAGCAAATATGGTGGAAGGAGTTCGGTTTGCTTTGAAGCTTTGTAACGTGAGCAAGACGAAGGGCAAGAGAAGCCGCTGA
- the LOC136518542 gene encoding factor of DNA methylation 1-like isoform X2, with the protein MDYTSDGDSEVEAYGSGTFELLESGYLKVMTDEGLYRCPFCSDDEKDHSLNDLLQHASGVGAAHDREAKEKVDHRAIARHLKGKPLESSGALLQPMLTDVQDSEHTQDEQFVWPWMAILVNMPNEFFGKSANRLKEHYSSFHPVKVHPVYSKGRPTRDAVIEFGNDWSGFRNARAFDAHFAKKGYSKDCWKEMKCEGTEPVGWMARADDYNSLGAIGELLRKNSDLKTLKDIGSEGANKTEKLLSNLASEVKEKEIYLEQLESEYNKRSASLNIMMQKREQRLQSYNQEILKMRQLGQQNTQRVLEENRKLRSDIQDMVDALDARNKQIKESEHDKKNLEQEKLKNAMRTSHLRLAALEQEKADENVQKLVDKQTRETKTILDDFLRLNTQLEMKQKLELEIKHLSGKLQVMELKPGDEDPESRVKIDKLKEELNQKIEELKDAESWNQVLISRESKISDELREAREALINSLQSLPGTTSCRTHIGIKKVGELDPSVFLSLCKRKFPAADAEAESASLCSKWQNEIENPEWQPFKVIIVDGKASEVLKEDDRKLRELKELGKEPYAAVTKALLELKDGNGSRKDPFPELWNYDEGRKANMVEGVRFALKLCNVSKTKGKRSR; encoded by the exons ATGGACTACACATCGGATGGAGATTCTGAGGTTGAAGCTTATGGATCCGGCACTTTTGAGCTTCTGGAATCAGGATATTTAAAAGTGATGACTGATGAAGGCTTGTACCGATGCCCCTTTTGTTCAGATGATGAGAAGGACCACAGTCTAAATGATCTGCTGCAGCATGCCTCTGGTGTAGGGGCTGCACATGATCGGGAAGCCAAAGAGAAGGTGGACCACCGTGCTATTGCAAGGCATTTGAAGGGTAAGCCTCTTGAATCATCTGGCGCACTTTTGCAGCCAATGCTTACCGATGTGCAGGATTCTGAGCATACCCAAGATGAGCAATTTGTCTGGCCGTGGATGGCTATCCTAGTCAATATGCCAAATGAATTCTTTGGTAAAAGTGCGAATCGGCTGAAGGAGCATTACTCATCTTTCCATCCAGTGAAGGTGCATCCTGTATATAGCAAAGGTCGTCCCACTCGTGATGCTGTTATTGAGTTCGGGAATGACTGGAGTGGTTTTAGGAATGCACGGGCCTTTGATGCTCACTTTGCGAAGAAAGGGTACAGCAAAGATTGCTGGAAGGAGATGAAGTGTGAAGGTACAGAGCCTGTTGGGTGGATGGCAAGGGCTGATGATTACAATTCTCTAGGGGCAATAGGTGAACTACTGAGAAAAAATAGTGACCTGAAGACATTAAAAGATATTGGGAGTGAAGGGGCAAACAAAACTGAAAAACTTCTGTCCAATTTGGCCAGTGAAGTTAAAGAAAAGGAAATTTATTTAGAGCAACTTGAGTCTGAGTACAACAAGCGATCTGCTTCACTTAACATAATGATGCAGAAGAGGGAGCAACGACTCCAGTCATACAATCAAG AAATCCTGAAGATGAGACAGCTTGGTCAACAAAACACACAAAGAGTTCTTGAGGAGAACCGGAAGCTACGGTCCGATATCCAGGACATGGTGGATGCACTTGATGCAAGAAACAAACAAATCAAGGAGTCGGAACATGACAAAAAGAATCTTGAGCAGGAGAAGCTAAAG AATGCAATGAGGACCAGTCATCTTAGGTTGGCTGCATTGGAGCAGGAGAAAGCTGATGAAAATGTCCAAAAGCTTGTGGATAAACAAACG AGAGAAACAAAAACTATTCTAGACGACTTTTTGAGGTTGAACACACAGTTGGAGATGAAGCAGAAACTTGAATTGGAAATAAAGCACCTGAGTGGGAAACTGCAAGTGATGGAGCTCAAGCCAGGTGATGAAGATCCAGAATCCAGAGTGAAAATAGATAAACTAAAGGAGGAGCTCAATCAGAAGATCGAAGAACTGAAAGATGCGGAAAGCTGGAACCAAGTTTTAATCAGTAGGGAAAGCAAGATCAGTGATGAGTTGCGAGAAGCTCGAGAAGCGTTGATAAAT TCTCTGCAGAGTTTGCCTGGAACCACAAGCTGCCGGACACACATAGGCAtcaagaaagttggtgagcttgACCCCAGTGTGTTTCTAAGCCTGTGCAAGCGGAAATTTCCAGCAGCAGACGCGGAAGCTGAAAGTGCTAGTCTTTGTTCGAAGTGGCAGAATGAAATTGAAAATCCAGAATGGCAGCCTTTCAAGGTTATTATTGTTGATGGAAAAGCATCG GAAGTACTCAAGGAGGATGACAGGAAGCTCCGAGAACTAAAGGAGCTGGGTAAAGAACCCTATGCTGCCGTAACAAAGGCGCTGCTGGAGCTGAAGGACGGCAATGGCAGCAGGAAGGATCCATTCCCTGAGCTGTGGAACTATGACGAGGGTCGGAAAGCAAATATGGTGGAAGGAGTTCGGTTTGCTTTGAAGCTTTGTAACGTGAGCAAGACGAAGGGCAAGAGAAGCCGCTGA
- the LOC136515447 gene encoding putative AP2/ERF and B3 domain-containing protein Os01g0140700, translating to MPTPRAPMQATRSSITSKKASPQWCPRASPVACLSPELAVMSVSTAQGRLLEGDEATAASPSPHARAPPSSRYKGVVPQPNGRWGAQIYERHARVWLGTFADEAAAARAYDVAALRFRGRGAAANFPGPADAAEMAFLAARPKAEVVDMLRKHTYDDELRQALRSGGSGGDRSSLGLVVLPRVELFEKAVTPSDVGRLNRLVVPKLHAEKHFPPLQEGAAADAAPVLLAFEDVGVGGGKVWRFRYSYWTSSQSYVLTRGWSRFVREKGLAAGDTVAFSQAAITYGETMDVKRRMFIECRKQKRRDGGCSGNDGGDCPDGGERVVRLFGANIAAAIGAS from the coding sequence ATGCCGACGCCGAGAGCACCGATGCAAGCCACTAGGTCATCGATCACAAGCAAGAAAGCATCTCCTCAGTGGTGTCCGCGTGCGTCCCCGGTGGCATGCCTGAGCCCTGAGCTCGCCGTCATGTCGGTGTCGACTGCGCAGGGCCGGCTGCTTGAGGGCGACGAGGCCACGGCTGCGTCGCCGTCGCCCCATGCCcgggcgccgccgtcgtcgcggtACAAGGGCGTGGTGCCGCAGCCCAACGGGCGGTGGGGCGCGCAGATCTACGAGCGCCACGCGCGCGTCTGGCTCGGCACGTTCGCGGACGAGGCGGCGGCCGCGCGCGCCTACGACGTGGCCGCGCTCCGCTTCCGCGGCCGCGGCGCCGCCGCCAACTTTCCGGGCCCCGCCGACGCGGCCGAGATGGCGTTCCTCGCCGCGCGGCCCAAGGCGGAGGTCGTCGACATGCTGCGGAAGCACACCTACGACGACGAGCTCCGGCAGGCGCTGCGgtccggcggcagcggcggtgacCGCTCGTCCCTGGGTCTGGTGGTACTCCCCCGGGTGGAGCTGTTCGAGAAGGCGGTGACGCCGAGCGACGTCGGCCGGCTCAACCGGCTGGTGGTGCCGAAGCTCCACGCCGAGAAGCACTTCCCGCCGCTCCAGgagggcgccgccgccgacgcggcgCCCGTGCTGCTCGCCTTCGaggacgtcggcgtcggcggcgggaaGGTGTGGCGGTTCCGGTACTCGTACTGGACCAGCAGCCAGAGCTACGTGCTCACCCGGGGCTGGAGCCGCTTCGTCAGGGAGAAGGGCCTTGCCGCCGGTGACACCGTCGCGTTCTCGCAGGCGGCGATCACCTACGGGGAGACTATGGATGTGAAGCGGCGGATGTTCATCGAGTGCAGGAAGCAGAAGAGGAGAGACGGCGGCTGCAGCGGCAACGACGGCGGTGATTGCCCTGACGGCGGCGAGCGCGTCGTGAGGCTGTTCGGCGCCAACATTGCCGCTGCGATTGGAGCTTCATGA
- the LOC136518748 gene encoding putative AP2/ERF and B3 domain-containing protein Os01g0140700 — protein MLTLPPTPRAPMQATRSSITSKKASPQWCQRASLVACLSPELAVMSVSTAQGRLLEGDEATAASPSPHARAPPSSRYKGVVPQPNGRWGAQIYERDARVWLGTFADEAAAARAYDVAALRFRGRGAAANFPGPADAAEMAFLAARPKAEVVDMLRKHTYDDELRQELRSGGSGGDRSSLGLVVLPRVALFEKAVTPSDVGRLNRLVVPKLHAEKHFPPLQEGAAADAAPVLLAFEDVGVGGGKVWRFRYSYWTSSQSYVLTRGWSRFVREKGLAAGDTVAFSQAAITYGETMDVKRRMFIECRKQKRRDGGSSGNDGGDCPDGGERVVRLFGANIAAAIGAS, from the coding sequence ATGTTGACATTGCCGCCGACGCCGAGAGCACCGATGCAAGCCACTAGGTCATCGATCACAAGCAAGAAAGCATCTCCTCAGTGGTGTCAGCGTGCGTCCCTGGTGGCATGCCTGAGCCCTGAGCTCGCCGTCATGTCGGTGTCGACTGCGCAGGGCCGGCTGCTTGAGGGCGACGAGGCCACGGCTGCGTCGCCGTCGCCCCATGCCcgggcgccgccgtcgtcgcggtACAAGGGCGTGGTGCCGCAGCCCAACGGGCGGTGGGGCGCGCAGATCTACGAGCGCGACGCGCGCGTCTGGCTCGGCACGTTCGCGGACGAGGCGGCGGCCGCGCGCGCCTACGACGTGGCCGCGCTCCGCTTCCGCGGCCGCGGCGCCGCCGCCAACTTCCCGGGCCCCGCCGACGCGGCCGAGATGGCGTTCCTCGCCGCGCGACCCAAGGCCGAGGTCGTCGACATGCTGCGGAAGCACACCTACGACGACGAGCTCCGGCAGGAGCTGCGgtccggcggcagcggcggtgacCGCTCCTCCCTGGGTCTGGTGGTACTCCCCCGGGTGGCGCTGTTCGAGAAGGCGGTGACGCCGAGCGACGTCGGCCGGCTCAACCGGCTGGTGGTGCCGAAGCTCCACGCCGAGAAGCACTTCCCGCCGCTCCAGgagggcgccgccgccgacgcggcgCCCGTGCTGCTCGCCTTCGaggacgtcggcgtcggcggcgggaaGGTGTGGCGGTTCCGGTACTCGTACTGGACCAGCAGCCAGAGCTACGTGCTCACCCGGGGCTGGAGCCGCTTCGTCAGGGAGAAGGGCCTTGCCGCCGGTGACACCGTCGCGTTCTCGCAGGCGGCGATCACCTACGGGGAGACTATGGATGTGAAGCGGCGGATGTTCATCGAGTGCAGGAAGCAGAAGAGGAGAgacggcggcagcagcggcaacGACGGCGGTGATTGCCCTGACGGCGGCGAGCGCGTCGTGAGGCTGTTCGGTGCCAACATTGCCGCTGCGATTGGAGCTTCATGA